A window of Aequoribacter fuscus genomic DNA:
TTTATCGGTGTAGCGCTGACACTCGAGTACCAGGCGTTCTTGCGAGTGCTGTAACTGATGCAAACAGAACATAATGATAATGCTCAATACGAGGGCGACAAACGTACTGTTAAATGCCACGCCAAGACTCACTGTGACGCCAGAGATGTCACCTTCAACGGCTTTGTAAGCTTGTCCCAAAGCATCACCGATGCCGCGCACAGTGCCAATAAAGCCGATTGAGGGAATCGCCCAAGCAATGTAGCGAACCATCGATAACTCTGAGTCTAAGCGGTCGGCCTCTGTTTCACATTGCTCGCGCACGGTGTCTGCAACAGCGGGAATGCTGGCGGTTGTGGCGTAGCGTTGTAAGGCCGCGGCTAGGGTTCTGGCGACCAAATAATCTTGTTGCTCTTCGGGCAGGGCCTCCAAGGGGCGGCTGTAGGCGCGAGCGTCACTGGGCAATACACTGGTGCCTTCTGGGATCGCAATCAAACCTTTCTGGGTCAGAGCGCGCTCCGCAAGATTGCGTTTCAGTTTGAACCC
This region includes:
- a CDS encoding MotA/TolQ/ExbB proton channel family protein, which translates into the protein MHWFTRNEFLFQLVSLLIAVILVHGVYVGLVRPNADAHLAAQAALQAASGDFTPTRSLYVVIRDYEQEACFILLLWALAIMGFKLKRNLAERALTQKGLIAIPEGTSVLPSDARAYSRPLEALPEEQQDYLVARTLAAALQRYATTASIPAVADTVREQCETEADRLDSELSMVRYIAWAIPSIGFIGTVRGIGDALGQAYKAVEGDISGVTVSLGVAFNSTFVALVLSIIIMFCLHQLQHSQERLVLECQRYTDKSLLRFLVTP